A single window of Stigmatella aurantiaca DNA harbors:
- a CDS encoding vitamin B12-dependent ribonucleotide reductase yields the protein MEKELNSKPLMNGKKVGKKLKSPAAGLTVERFFTTPGVDPADELAWEYRTASITGEDGKSVFEQKQIEVPKAWSMLATNVVASKYFRGAPGTPEREGSVRKLVARVVDTLARWGTEGGYFARQEDRDTFHAELTHLLLRQKAAFNSPVWFNVGVEEHPQCSACFINSVEDSMESILTLAKTEAMLFKYGSGTGSNLSTLRSSREHLAGGGTASGPVSFMRGFDAFAGVIKSGGKTRRAAKMVILNADHPDILEFIRCKTNEEKKAWALIEAGYDASFNGEAYGSVYFQNSNNSVRVTDEFMRAVVNDGAWTTRAVRDGQPQETHMARELFREISEAAHLCGDPGMQFDTTVNNWHTCATTARINASNPCSEYMFLDDSACNLASLNLMHFRTIDGCFDPVAFKHAVDVVLLAMEIIVGFSRYPTERITRNSHDYRPLGLGYANLGALLMACGLPYDSAEGRNYAGAITSLMCGQAYAMSARLAERMGPFAGYAQNAEPMLGVIRKHRKAGHQLSPTGVSPELHAAQKSAWDEALALGSEHGFRNSQVTVLAPTGTIGFMMDCDTTGIEPDIALIKYKKLVGGGMLKIVNQTVPQALERLGYRHSQAQDIITYLDKNETIEGAPHLKPEHLPVFDCAFKPSRGQRSIQWMGHIQMMEACQPFLSGAISKTVNMPSDATVEDIEKAYMEAWKRGLKAIAVYRDGCKRTQPLNTSKDTVKDTKVQVAAEPEPLVKPEPQAMRRRLPDERQSITHKFSIGGHEGYLTVGMYEDGKPGELFVVMAKEGSVVSGLMDSFATTVSLSLQYGVPLQVLVDKLSHTRFEPSGFTGNPAIPIAKSITDYIFRWLALKFLPSNAPEEAEVTAVEVKATPEAPAPSEPVALQLPAVAPRNTWLNQADAPPCHTCGAIMVRSGACYKCSNCGTTSGCS from the coding sequence ATGGAGAAGGAACTCAATTCGAAGCCGTTGATGAATGGGAAGAAGGTGGGGAAGAAGCTGAAGTCCCCTGCTGCCGGGCTGACGGTGGAGCGCTTCTTCACCACGCCCGGCGTGGATCCCGCGGACGAGCTGGCGTGGGAGTACCGCACCGCCAGCATCACCGGCGAGGACGGCAAGAGCGTCTTCGAGCAGAAGCAGATCGAGGTGCCCAAGGCCTGGTCCATGCTGGCCACGAACGTGGTGGCCTCGAAGTACTTCCGCGGCGCGCCCGGCACCCCGGAGCGCGAGGGCAGCGTGCGCAAGCTCGTGGCCCGCGTGGTGGACACCCTGGCCCGCTGGGGCACGGAGGGCGGCTACTTCGCCCGGCAGGAGGACCGCGACACCTTCCACGCGGAGCTGACGCACCTGCTCCTGCGCCAGAAGGCCGCCTTCAACTCCCCCGTCTGGTTCAACGTGGGCGTGGAGGAGCACCCGCAGTGCTCGGCGTGCTTCATCAACTCCGTGGAGGACTCCATGGAGTCCATCCTCACGCTGGCCAAGACGGAGGCCATGCTCTTCAAGTACGGCTCGGGCACGGGCAGCAACCTGTCCACCCTGCGCTCCAGCCGGGAGCACCTGGCCGGCGGCGGCACCGCCTCGGGCCCCGTCTCCTTCATGCGCGGCTTCGACGCGTTCGCCGGCGTGATCAAGAGCGGCGGCAAGACGCGCCGCGCCGCGAAGATGGTCATCCTCAACGCGGACCATCCGGACATCCTCGAGTTCATCCGCTGCAAGACGAACGAGGAGAAGAAGGCCTGGGCTCTCATCGAGGCCGGCTACGACGCGTCCTTCAATGGCGAGGCCTACGGCTCCGTCTACTTCCAGAACTCGAACAACTCCGTGCGCGTCACGGACGAGTTCATGCGCGCGGTGGTGAATGACGGCGCGTGGACGACGCGCGCGGTGCGCGACGGGCAGCCCCAGGAGACGCACATGGCCCGGGAGCTGTTCCGGGAGATCTCCGAGGCGGCGCACCTGTGCGGCGACCCGGGCATGCAGTTCGACACCACGGTGAACAACTGGCACACGTGCGCCACCACCGCGCGCATCAACGCCTCCAACCCGTGCTCCGAGTACATGTTCCTCGACGACTCGGCCTGCAACCTGGCGTCGCTGAACCTGATGCACTTCCGCACCATCGACGGGTGCTTTGATCCGGTGGCCTTCAAACACGCGGTGGACGTGGTGCTCCTGGCGATGGAGATCATCGTCGGCTTCTCGCGCTACCCCACCGAGCGGATCACCCGCAACAGCCACGACTACCGGCCCCTGGGCCTGGGCTACGCCAACCTGGGCGCCCTGCTCATGGCGTGCGGCCTGCCGTATGACTCGGCGGAAGGGCGCAACTACGCGGGCGCCATCACCTCGCTCATGTGCGGACAGGCGTACGCGATGAGCGCGCGGCTCGCCGAGCGCATGGGGCCCTTCGCGGGCTACGCGCAGAACGCCGAGCCGATGCTCGGGGTCATCCGCAAGCACCGCAAGGCGGGGCACCAGCTCTCCCCCACGGGCGTGAGCCCGGAGCTGCACGCGGCGCAGAAGTCCGCCTGGGACGAGGCGCTGGCGCTGGGCTCCGAGCACGGCTTCCGCAACAGCCAGGTCACCGTGCTGGCCCCCACGGGCACCATCGGCTTCATGATGGACTGCGACACCACGGGCATCGAGCCGGACATCGCCCTCATCAAGTACAAGAAGCTGGTGGGCGGCGGCATGCTGAAGATCGTCAACCAGACGGTGCCGCAGGCCCTGGAGCGCCTGGGCTACCGTCACTCCCAGGCCCAGGACATCATCACCTACCTGGACAAGAACGAGACGATCGAAGGCGCCCCGCACCTCAAGCCCGAGCACCTGCCGGTGTTCGACTGCGCCTTCAAGCCCTCGCGCGGTCAGCGCAGCATCCAGTGGATGGGCCACATCCAGATGATGGAGGCCTGCCAGCCGTTCCTCTCGGGCGCCATCTCCAAGACGGTGAACATGCCGTCGGACGCCACGGTGGAGGACATCGAGAAGGCCTACATGGAGGCGTGGAAGCGCGGCCTCAAGGCCATCGCCGTGTACCGGGATGGCTGCAAGCGCACCCAGCCGCTGAACACCTCGAAGGACACGGTCAAGGACACGAAGGTGCAGGTGGCCGCGGAGCCCGAGCCCCTGGTGAAGCCCGAGCCCCAGGCGATGCGCCGGCGCCTGCCGGACGAGCGCCAGTCCATCACCCACAAGTTCTCGATCGGCGGGCACGAGGGCTACCTCACCGTGGGCATGTACGAGGACGGCAAGCCCGGCGAGCTCTTCGTGGTCATGGCCAAGGAAGGCTCGGTGGTGAGCGGCCTCATGGACAGCTTCGCCACCACGGTGTCCCTGTCACTCCAGTACGGCGTGCCGCTGCAGGTGCTGGTGGACAAGCTCAGCCACACGCGCTTCGAGCCGAGCGGCTTCACGGGCAACCCCGCCATCCCCATCGCCAAGTCCATCACCGACTACATCTTCCGGTGGCTGGCGCTGAAGTTCCTGCCGAGCAACGCGCCGGAGGAGGCCGAGGTGACGGCGGTGGAGGTGAAGGCCACGCCCGAGGCTCCGGCGCCCTCCGAGCCCGTGGCCCTGCAGCTGCCCGCGGTGGCCCCGCGCAACACCTGGCTCAACCAGGCCGACGCCCCGCCCTGCCACACGTGCGGCGCGATCATGGTTCGCAGCGGCGCCTGCTACAAGTGCTCCAACTGCGGCACCACGAGCGGCTGTAGCTGA
- a CDS encoding (2Fe-2S) ferredoxin domain-containing protein yields MAPPFQRHVFVCTNRRPDGHPKGCCATKGAEEVRAAFKSELEKRGIKGQMRANAAGCLDTCAFGVSVVVYPEGVWYGGVKTEDVPAIVDEHLVGGRPVERLLMPLMKKAPKPEAGK; encoded by the coding sequence ATGGCCCCTCCCTTTCAGAGACACGTGTTCGTTTGCACCAACCGCCGCCCGGACGGCCACCCCAAGGGGTGCTGCGCCACCAAGGGCGCGGAGGAGGTGCGCGCCGCCTTCAAGAGCGAGCTGGAGAAGCGCGGAATCAAGGGGCAGATGCGCGCCAACGCCGCCGGGTGCCTCGACACGTGCGCCTTTGGCGTCTCGGTCGTCGTCTACCCGGAGGGTGTCTGGTACGGCGGGGTGAAGACGGAGGATGTGCCCGCCATCGTGGACGAGCACCTCGTGGGGGGCCGGCCGGTGGAGCGGCTCCTGATGCCCCTCATGAAGAAGGCACCGAAGCCGGAGGCCGGAAAGTAG
- a CDS encoding Bax inhibitor-1/YccA family protein codes for MAWENPGWQTTSSSEVHSALVQESQRAFMSRVYGWMFAGLMLTGVVALYTVSNEALLQWALQWRLGLLVAELGAVFALSFLAARLSGPVAAALFLGYAALTGMTLSIYFLIYTAGSIGQALLMTGGVFGALSLYGTLTKKDLSAWGAFLFMGLVGVVLAGVANIFLRSEGMSFVTACACVVVFAGLTAYDTQKLRQMHASSGYSSAATLSVVGALTLYLDFINLFLALLRLFGRRR; via the coding sequence ATGGCTTGGGAAAACCCGGGATGGCAGACCACCTCCTCGTCGGAGGTACACAGCGCGCTCGTGCAGGAGTCACAGCGCGCGTTCATGTCGCGCGTGTATGGCTGGATGTTCGCGGGGCTGATGCTGACCGGGGTGGTGGCCCTCTACACGGTGAGCAATGAGGCCCTGCTGCAGTGGGCGCTCCAGTGGCGGCTGGGCCTGCTCGTGGCGGAGCTCGGCGCCGTCTTCGCCCTGTCTTTCCTCGCGGCCCGCCTGTCCGGGCCCGTGGCCGCGGCCCTGTTCCTGGGCTACGCGGCGCTCACGGGGATGACGCTCTCCATCTACTTCCTCATCTATACGGCGGGCTCCATTGGCCAGGCGCTGCTGATGACGGGTGGCGTCTTCGGGGCGCTGAGCCTCTACGGCACGCTCACCAAGAAGGACCTCAGCGCCTGGGGCGCGTTCCTCTTCATGGGCCTGGTGGGCGTGGTGCTGGCCGGCGTGGCCAACATCTTCCTGCGCAGCGAGGGCATGTCCTTCGTCACCGCGTGCGCGTGTGTCGTCGTCTTCGCGGGGCTGACGGCCTACGACACCCAGAAGCTGCGCCAGATGCACGCCTCCTCCGGCTACAGCAGCGCCGCCACGCTCAGCGTGGTGGGCGCGCTCACGCTGTACCTGGACTTCATCAACCTGTTCCTGGCCCTGCTGCGGCTCTTCGGCCGCCGCCGCTAG
- a CDS encoding 2-hydroxychromene-2-carboxylate isomerase, protein MSKTIEFFFDYASPYSYLASAQVEALAARTGAELRWRPFLLGAVFKATSNQSPVTNPAKARYLFKDLLDWTRMLGLPDFRMPEPFPANALQVNRLGLVAAEQGLIAPFSHAAYRAAFAEGKNLADPAVLAEVARTAGLEPAPALARIENQEIKDALKRNTEEAVARGAFGAPTFFVGEDMYFGNDRLPLVERRLRAA, encoded by the coding sequence ATGTCCAAGACGATCGAGTTCTTTTTCGACTACGCAAGCCCCTATTCCTACCTCGCTTCGGCCCAGGTGGAAGCGCTTGCGGCACGCACCGGGGCGGAGCTGCGCTGGCGCCCCTTCCTGCTCGGGGCCGTCTTCAAGGCCACCAGCAACCAGTCCCCCGTCACCAACCCGGCTAAAGCCCGGTATTTGTTCAAGGATCTCCTGGACTGGACGCGGATGCTGGGCCTGCCGGACTTCCGCATGCCGGAGCCTTTTCCCGCCAACGCGCTCCAGGTCAACCGCCTGGGCCTGGTGGCGGCGGAGCAGGGGCTCATCGCCCCGTTCTCCCATGCCGCCTACCGGGCCGCCTTCGCCGAGGGAAAGAACCTGGCGGACCCCGCCGTTCTCGCGGAGGTGGCGCGCACCGCCGGACTGGAGCCTGCGCCGGCGCTGGCCCGCATCGAGAACCAGGAGATCAAGGACGCGCTGAAGCGCAACACCGAGGAGGCGGTCGCCCGCGGGGCGTTCGGAGCCCCCACGTTCTTCGTGGGCGAGGACATGTACTTCGGCAACGACCGCTTGCCCCTGGTGGAGCGGCGGCTGCGAGCGGCGTGA
- a CDS encoding tetratricopeptide repeat protein, with amino-acid sequence MLARLLRAEEPSLFSHAPWEDIPNAELPTPPLRDGLGQAHMQVSTRVPLAQAYFDQGLRLLHLGWGTEARRAFAEAARQDPRLAMAFWGLALTRGAGGRFAAERNEAIRQALALCEGATDLEQRHIVAASLLADKGPANGRQSFVREMEYLIELYPEDVEARLLLAGFLVDGYEPSGRPCPGQSYAQSLLRELVRTHPHHEGVHHAWVSALVDSSRPEGALASARQLVALAPQVGPALLGVGRLLQRLGLTGEAHEVLQRAVEADDAYLARETLPANAAPCAELAMRLLVTGCAEAGQYGEGQVWARRLRARVEGLGDGQAVVLSACVLSGLHLRFGFCRAAADIHGGLGEGATAAERGLLEGLRLYTRGLCALEVGKLFEAERVCGLLDALHTALTDERRAEGRILCPRDVARVLETASQELRGALEARRGDSARAEATLIRAFRLERRLRPVGPPAFSRPARETLARTRLRFGREDKALELALELVAERPGSGHARLLAAEARVGQGDFPEAARDFTHFLECWRQADAHLPELRRARSFVTGRGHALRLVGGTEAPY; translated from the coding sequence ATGCTGGCGAGACTTCTTCGAGCCGAGGAACCCTCCCTTTTCTCCCACGCGCCGTGGGAGGACATCCCCAACGCCGAGCTTCCCACACCGCCGTTGCGCGACGGGCTGGGACAGGCCCACATGCAGGTCAGCACGCGCGTGCCCCTGGCCCAGGCGTACTTCGACCAGGGGCTGCGCCTGCTGCACCTGGGGTGGGGCACCGAGGCGCGGCGGGCCTTCGCCGAGGCCGCGCGGCAGGACCCTCGTCTGGCCATGGCCTTCTGGGGGCTGGCCCTGACGCGTGGGGCAGGAGGGCGGTTCGCCGCCGAGCGCAACGAGGCCATCCGCCAGGCGCTCGCGCTGTGCGAGGGGGCCACGGATCTCGAACAGCGCCACATCGTCGCCGCGAGCCTCCTGGCCGACAAGGGGCCCGCCAATGGCCGCCAGTCCTTCGTCCGGGAGATGGAGTACCTCATCGAGCTGTACCCCGAGGATGTAGAGGCCCGGCTGCTGCTCGCGGGCTTCCTGGTGGACGGGTACGAGCCCAGCGGTAGGCCCTGCCCGGGTCAGTCCTATGCCCAGTCGCTCCTCCGGGAGCTGGTGCGCACGCATCCGCACCACGAGGGTGTCCACCACGCGTGGGTGAGCGCGCTCGTGGACAGCTCCCGGCCCGAAGGGGCCCTGGCCAGCGCGCGGCAACTGGTGGCCCTGGCGCCCCAGGTGGGCCCGGCCCTGCTGGGCGTGGGGCGGTTGCTCCAGCGCCTCGGCCTGACCGGGGAGGCGCACGAGGTGCTCCAGCGCGCCGTGGAGGCCGATGACGCGTACCTCGCGCGGGAGACGCTGCCCGCGAACGCGGCGCCCTGCGCGGAGCTGGCGATGCGTCTGCTCGTGACGGGGTGTGCCGAGGCGGGCCAGTACGGAGAGGGACAGGTCTGGGCCCGGCGGCTGCGCGCCCGGGTGGAGGGCCTGGGCGATGGGCAGGCCGTGGTGCTCTCGGCCTGTGTCCTCTCGGGGCTGCACCTGCGCTTTGGCTTCTGTCGCGCGGCGGCGGACATCCACGGCGGGCTCGGCGAGGGCGCGACGGCCGCGGAGCGCGGGCTGCTCGAAGGCCTGCGCCTCTACACCCGGGGGCTCTGCGCGCTGGAGGTGGGCAAGCTCTTCGAGGCGGAGCGCGTGTGCGGCCTGCTCGATGCGCTGCACACGGCCTTGACGGACGAGCGCCGCGCCGAGGGCCGCATCCTCTGCCCCCGGGACGTGGCGCGGGTGCTGGAGACGGCCAGCCAGGAGCTGCGCGGGGCGCTGGAGGCGCGCCGGGGCGACTCCGCCCGGGCCGAGGCGACGCTCATCCGGGCGTTCCGGCTGGAGCGCCGGTTGCGCCCCGTGGGCCCGCCGGCCTTCTCCCGGCCCGCGCGCGAGACGCTGGCGCGGACGCGGCTGCGCTTCGGGCGCGAGGACAAGGCGCTGGAGCTGGCGCTCGAGCTCGTGGCGGAGCGGCCCGGCAGCGGCCATGCGCGGCTGCTCGCCGCGGAGGCCCGGGTGGGGCAGGGGGACTTCCCGGAGGCCGCGCGGGACTTCACCCACTTCCTCGAATGCTGGCGCCAGGCGGATGCCCACCTGCCCGAGCTGCGGCGGGCCCGGTCGTTCGTGACCGGGCGGGGCCATGCGCTTCGCCTGGTGGGAGGGACCGAGGCCCCGTACTGA
- a CDS encoding metal ABC transporter permease, protein MDPSLVEPSKWEQFVASLDLFLDPVLCALIAGGVLGFLSVYVVLRRMVFVSAAVTQAAGLGVALAFFAEIHLGMHVDPTLGATGLSLLATALLMADPSRLKLTRESVLGLAFAFSGGAAVLVGDRIAQEAHDIQGILFGTAVLVTPEQFAAVAGVGGAILFIHLWWFRGITFASFDRVGARVQGLPVRLLDAVLMVSIGIMVGVSARALGALPVFAFSTLSAIAALVLDLRLPWTFLLATLAGCLSGAGGYLFAFFYDFPVGASQTVCASMLVGVCVLLSGVRRLVRPAR, encoded by the coding sequence GTGGACCCATCCCTGGTTGAACCCTCGAAGTGGGAGCAGTTCGTCGCGAGCCTCGACCTGTTCCTGGATCCGGTCCTGTGCGCGCTGATCGCCGGGGGCGTGCTGGGGTTCCTGAGCGTCTACGTGGTGCTGCGGCGCATGGTGTTCGTCAGCGCCGCCGTCACCCAGGCCGCGGGGCTGGGCGTGGCGCTCGCCTTCTTCGCGGAGATCCACCTGGGCATGCACGTGGACCCCACGCTGGGGGCCACCGGCCTGTCCCTGCTGGCCACGGCGCTGCTGATGGCGGACCCCTCCCGCCTGAAGCTCACCCGGGAGAGCGTGCTCGGCCTGGCCTTCGCGTTCTCGGGCGGGGCCGCCGTGCTGGTGGGCGACCGCATCGCCCAGGAGGCCCATGACATCCAGGGGATTCTCTTCGGCACCGCGGTGCTGGTGACGCCCGAGCAGTTCGCCGCCGTGGCCGGGGTGGGCGGGGCCATCCTCTTCATCCACCTGTGGTGGTTCCGGGGCATCACCTTCGCCAGCTTCGACCGGGTGGGCGCCCGGGTGCAGGGGCTGCCGGTGCGGCTGCTCGACGCGGTGTTGATGGTCTCCATCGGCATCATGGTGGGCGTGTCGGCCCGGGCGCTCGGGGCCCTGCCCGTGTTCGCCTTCTCCACCCTGTCGGCCATCGCCGCGCTGGTGCTCGACCTGCGCCTGCCGTGGACGTTCCTCCTGGCCACGCTCGCCGGATGCCTCTCCGGCGCGGGCGGCTACCTGTTCGCCTTCTTCTATGACTTCCCGGTCGGGGCCTCGCAGACGGTGTGCGCCAGCATGCTGGTGGGCGTCTGCGTGCTGCTGAGCGGGGTGCGCAGGCTCGTGCGCCCCGCCCGCTGA
- a CDS encoding metal ABC transporter ATP-binding protein — protein MKPGDPTLSAGAAAATVPPSEVLLSCEQLVIGYGNKALLPPIHLQVRRGDFVAVVGRNGSGKSTWFKTLLGLLAPVSGRIEKGVPGMRSAYVPQTASIDALLPVRPKEMVLWGRLAGWNFLRPFSSAEDRRVAQEALDTVGARAFAHRPFRELSEGQKQRALLARVLASDADLVLLDEPTAAMDAVAERETMQRLAALARERRIAVVVVSHDLAMAAEYASTLLFVDREAPAVVLGNAQAVFNHPAFRHQYGDEYAARLASGSSRGPIPG, from the coding sequence GTGAAGCCCGGTGACCCGACACTCTCCGCCGGGGCCGCCGCCGCCACGGTTCCCCCGTCCGAGGTGCTCCTGTCCTGCGAGCAGCTCGTCATCGGCTACGGGAACAAGGCGCTGCTGCCCCCCATTCACCTCCAGGTGCGGCGCGGCGACTTCGTGGCCGTGGTGGGCCGCAATGGCTCGGGCAAGAGCACCTGGTTCAAGACGCTGCTCGGGCTGCTCGCCCCCGTCTCGGGCCGCATCGAGAAGGGCGTGCCTGGCATGCGCAGCGCGTACGTGCCTCAGACGGCGAGCATCGACGCGCTGCTGCCCGTGCGCCCCAAGGAGATGGTCCTCTGGGGACGGCTGGCCGGGTGGAACTTCCTGCGCCCCTTCTCCAGCGCGGAAGACCGCCGGGTGGCCCAGGAGGCCCTCGACACCGTGGGCGCCCGGGCGTTCGCCCACCGCCCGTTCCGCGAGCTGTCCGAGGGACAGAAGCAGCGCGCGCTGCTCGCCCGGGTGCTCGCCAGCGACGCGGACCTCGTGCTTTTGGATGAGCCCACCGCCGCCATGGACGCGGTGGCCGAGCGCGAGACGATGCAGCGGCTGGCGGCGCTGGCCCGCGAGCGGCGCATCGCCGTGGTGGTGGTGAGCCACGACCTGGCGATGGCCGCCGAGTACGCCAGCACCCTGCTCTTCGTGGACCGGGAGGCGCCCGCCGTCGTCCTGGGCAACGCCCAGGCCGTGTTCAACCACCCTGCCTTCCGGCACCAATACGGCGACGAGTACGCCGCCCGCCTCGCTTCTGGATCATCCCGTGGACCCATCCCTGGTTGA
- a CDS encoding metal ABC transporter substrate-binding protein → MRHLLTALSAALFLLLSLPAHAALNVVTSVPDLAALAKAVGGDKVNVTALASPSQDPHFVDARPNLALVLNRADLLITVGLELEVGWLPTLQIGARNVKIQTGNPGYLDASQLVRLLEVPTVEVDRSQGDVHPGGNPHYLYDPRAALAVAQGIAARLTQLDSKNAATYEANLKSFTTALEKARADWEKRLAGLRGAPVISYHRTTAYLSNWLGFTQLAFLEPKPGIPPNPAHVAHVLTEGRAQKARFLFQEDYYPDTTSRLVASKLPAPLVVIPGGTNFRGGETYLQRMEKMVKQFEQGLAGKGT, encoded by the coding sequence ATGAGACACCTCCTCACGGCCCTGAGTGCCGCCCTCTTCCTCCTGCTGTCCCTCCCGGCCCACGCCGCCCTCAACGTCGTCACCTCCGTGCCGGACCTGGCCGCGCTGGCGAAGGCCGTCGGCGGGGACAAGGTCAACGTCACCGCGCTGGCGTCCCCCTCGCAGGATCCCCACTTCGTGGATGCCCGGCCCAACCTCGCCCTGGTGCTCAACCGCGCGGACCTGCTCATCACCGTGGGGCTGGAGCTGGAAGTGGGCTGGCTGCCCACGCTCCAGATCGGCGCGCGCAACGTGAAGATCCAGACCGGCAACCCCGGCTACCTGGATGCCTCGCAGCTCGTGAGGCTGCTCGAGGTGCCCACGGTCGAGGTCGATCGCAGCCAGGGCGATGTCCACCCGGGCGGCAACCCGCACTACCTCTATGATCCCCGGGCCGCCCTGGCCGTGGCCCAGGGCATCGCGGCGCGCCTGACGCAGCTCGACTCGAAGAACGCGGCCACCTACGAGGCCAACCTCAAGAGCTTCACCACCGCGCTGGAGAAGGCCCGCGCGGACTGGGAGAAGCGCCTGGCCGGGCTGCGCGGCGCACCGGTCATCTCCTACCACCGCACGACGGCCTATCTGTCCAACTGGCTGGGCTTCACGCAGCTCGCGTTCCTCGAGCCCAAGCCGGGCATCCCGCCCAACCCGGCCCACGTGGCCCATGTGCTGACCGAGGGACGCGCGCAGAAGGCGCGGTTCCTCTTCCAGGAGGACTACTACCCGGACACCACCTCCCGGCTCGTGGCCTCCAAGCTCCCCGCCCCCCTGGTCGTCATCCCGGGCGGCACGAACTTCCGGGGCGGCGAGACGTACCTCCAGCGCATGGAGAAGATGGTGAAGCAGTTCGAGCAGGGCCTCGCGGGCAAGGGGACCTGA
- a CDS encoding zinc-regulated TonB-dependent outer membrane receptor, translating to MSPSSRRFSGMAVLVVCALVLPALPAAAQSPPSEPGSGAGLSPEELAEIEAAVGKDQAASPPDASSGAAPGGNAPLPVPRALSNAWLDMSFILDVALAGFTDKEPLQGGGHDPSTNGFTLQQLELSIGSVVDPYFRFNGNIVFSQFGVEIEEAYASTLDLPANLQVRAGQFLTRFGRINNTHPHAWDFVDQPFVFSRVFGGEGNRGLGLELSWLAPLPWYVEVLGSVTDANGASTARSFFGATQSRVVSPFDFQFTGALKQFFPVSDALSVLWGLSAVTGPNATGHRNRSDVFGTDFYMKYREVQGNDPTVLALQAEVLYRRRQVPEDLLGDWGGYAQFHWRFAQRWATNARYEFGTAARGQDGQVAADPLDPEWDATRQRISANLTFWPTEFSRLRLQAATDRAGWRDEPGYSAFLAFEVVMGTHGAHAF from the coding sequence GTGTCCCCTTCTTCACGCCGGTTCTCCGGCATGGCTGTTCTCGTTGTCTGCGCGCTCGTCCTGCCGGCTCTTCCGGCGGCGGCGCAGTCCCCCCCTTCCGAGCCCGGCAGCGGCGCCGGGCTGAGCCCGGAGGAGCTGGCGGAGATCGAAGCCGCCGTGGGCAAGGACCAGGCGGCCTCCCCCCCGGATGCGTCCTCCGGGGCCGCCCCGGGCGGCAATGCGCCGCTGCCCGTGCCCCGCGCCCTGTCCAACGCGTGGCTCGACATGAGCTTCATCCTGGATGTGGCGCTCGCGGGCTTCACCGACAAGGAGCCGCTCCAGGGCGGCGGGCATGACCCGTCCACCAATGGGTTCACCCTGCAGCAGCTGGAGCTGTCCATCGGCAGCGTGGTGGACCCGTACTTCCGCTTCAACGGCAACATCGTCTTCAGCCAGTTCGGCGTGGAGATCGAAGAGGCCTACGCCAGCACGTTGGACCTGCCGGCCAACCTCCAAGTGCGCGCCGGCCAGTTCCTCACCCGCTTCGGGCGGATCAACAACACCCACCCCCACGCGTGGGACTTCGTGGATCAGCCCTTCGTGTTCAGCCGCGTCTTCGGCGGCGAGGGCAACCGCGGGCTGGGGCTGGAGCTCTCGTGGCTGGCCCCCCTGCCCTGGTACGTGGAAGTGCTGGGCTCGGTCACCGATGCCAACGGCGCGTCCACCGCGCGCAGCTTCTTCGGTGCCACCCAGAGCCGCGTGGTGTCCCCGTTCGACTTCCAGTTCACCGGGGCGCTGAAGCAGTTCTTCCCCGTCTCGGATGCGCTGTCCGTGCTGTGGGGCCTGTCGGCGGTGACGGGCCCCAACGCCACGGGCCACCGCAACCGCAGCGACGTCTTCGGCACGGACTTCTATATGAAGTACCGCGAGGTGCAGGGCAACGATCCTACCGTGCTCGCCTTGCAGGCGGAGGTGCTCTACCGGCGCCGGCAGGTTCCCGAGGACCTGCTCGGGGACTGGGGCGGCTATGCCCAGTTCCACTGGCGCTTCGCCCAGCGGTGGGCCACCAACGCGCGCTACGAGTTCGGCACGGCCGCGCGCGGCCAGGACGGACAGGTGGCCGCCGACCCGTTGGATCCCGAGTGGGATGCCACGCGCCAGCGCATCTCCGCCAACCTCACCTTCTGGCCCACCGAGTTCTCCCGGCTGCGCCTGCAGGCGGCCACGGACCGTGCCGGCTGGCGCGACGAGCCCGGCTACTCCGCCTTTCTCGCCTTCGAAGTGGTGATGGGCACCCACGGCGCCCACGCCTTCTGA
- the folE gene encoding GTP cyclohydrolase I — MAQAVKDFLRAAGLPLETDPNLQRTPTRVAEVWMTEFLDGYALTPEEAIGAMYPAPPESAGEMVVVTDLRFHSMCPHHLMPYEGRAHLAYVPGKHVVGFGRLGSLLNCFAHRLILQEDLARCVAGAMARVLDSPATACILEAKQACLRLRSGEQRDAVTHVEAYEGRLRKEGSLRRELWARLGALK, encoded by the coding sequence ATGGCCCAGGCGGTGAAGGACTTCCTGCGCGCCGCGGGCCTGCCCCTGGAGACGGATCCCAACCTCCAGCGCACGCCCACGCGCGTCGCCGAGGTGTGGATGACCGAGTTCCTCGACGGCTATGCCCTCACCCCCGAGGAGGCGATCGGGGCGATGTACCCCGCGCCCCCGGAGTCCGCTGGCGAGATGGTGGTGGTGACGGACCTGCGCTTCCACTCCATGTGCCCCCACCACCTGATGCCCTACGAGGGCCGCGCCCACCTGGCCTACGTCCCGGGCAAGCACGTGGTGGGCTTCGGGCGCCTGGGCTCGCTGCTGAACTGCTTCGCGCACCGGCTCATCCTCCAGGAGGATCTGGCGCGGTGTGTGGCGGGCGCCATGGCCCGCGTGCTGGACAGCCCCGCCACCGCCTGCATCCTGGAGGCGAAGCAGGCCTGCCTGCGCCTCCGGAGCGGCGAGCAACGCGATGCCGTCACGCACGTCGAAGCCTACGAGGGCCGTTTGCGCAAGGAAGGCTCTCTGCGCCGGGAGCTGTGGGCCCGGCTGGGAGCGCTGAAATGA